The sequence below is a genomic window from Brachyhypopomus gauderio isolate BG-103 chromosome 5, BGAUD_0.2, whole genome shotgun sequence.
AGAGCTGACACTACTTTACCTTCTGCCAGATCAAAGTGGTGCCTTTTCTGTGTAGTGCTGATTCATTGTTGTAATTGATATTGAACTCTGAAAACAAAATCTCGTTCTTATCCGCAGACAGAGTTCCCTGAAATAACATGAATTCAGAAAACATGTTAATGATGGAGGATTTAAGCTATTGAACCTGTCCATCTTTTCATACAGTGTAATTTAACCAGGCCTAAAGACATAATTTGCTATTCAAAAGCACCTTGATTGGCTGAGTGGCATGACATACCTTTAGTCTTTCTTCTGCCTGAATTGTGGAGAGTCCTCCCTTTTGCACCAGTGTCCAAAAAGCTGTATTATACAAGTTGTTAATATGACCTGAAAATTAACAGAACACATGCAAAACAATTAAAATTAGTTACAAAAGTTATAAGTGTTATTGTTGCTTTGTACATGTAAATGACACTGAAGCCAAAGTTATATTACATGGACTTATGAGAGGAAAACACTTACAATCAGCTTGTCTCCAGCTCAAGTAGTCTCTAAGGTTGCGGTTGCTGGGATACAAGACAACCCTACCATCAAAGCCTGGAGGGTAGAGCAGCGGGTGCTCTCCAAAATAGTCCTTCCAGTAAAACACGTAACTGGAGGAGAACTGGGATGCCACATGGGTCATCAGTTTACTGCAGAGTAGTGAGGGAGAAGAAAAGACTTGTTTGCTTCCATATCTGCTTCACAGCATTGGATGTAAATATAATACAAGGGACTTGTATTTTACCAGAGGGAATGACACAGTTCTCTTAGTTATCCACTGAACTCAGAAGAATACAATGACAGAGGAATCAGAGTGCATCACTTTATCATCCATAAAGTGATAACTGAATAGTTATTACTGTCGGATAAAGAGTCTGAGGTTGCAGGTGTGAGGTTTACCTTGCTCTTCGTTTGAACCAGTTGGTGGACCGTTTAAAGACGAAGCTGAACTCGTCGCTCTGTCCGTAAGCGACAGCGATGTCGTCCAGTTCCTCCATGACTGAGCGGGCACTGCGGGACATCAGCTCTAGAGCTCGGTCATCGTTGGGCTTAAGAAAATTGTGCTCTTCAGCAAACCTGCAAGCACGCAGCGTTTGACAATTAACGTCAACGAACAGAAATATGCATAAACATACACAAGAACGAAAAGGCAGTAAGCATATAATGtcgccacacacacatcaacaacgAAATAAATAACTGAAGGGACTTGTACATTTAGCACGTCTGAAACGAGCGCATCCCGAATGTCGTCAGCTGATTttttacaaacaaaaataataataaaaacactaAGCGAACGGTACACAAtgttcattatgttgttttatcTACTTACTTGTGAAAATTGCGCCCATCGAGTCGAACTACTATGTAGCAATTTCGTAAACACGTATCGTCGGTCTCAAAATTGCGCACATACTCAAATTTGCTCTTAGCCATGAGGCAGCCTGTGTGAAACAGTGCGATGTTGTCCCTGTTAGCAAACTTCACAATCGGACAACAAACTTGTCTCAACATCCGAGGAGTTAAGAAACTCTGCTTTAATTCTGGAGGCCTTCAAAGGGATCTTTACTTTTAAGAAAACCTTCAGGGTAATACTAAATATGTTATCTACATTTAGTCTTTCCTCTGCCTGAATTGTGGagagtcatatatatatatatatcatcctTTATTAGTTTGGCAGCAATACATAGCATCACTGCATTACAGACACAATATTTTATTTCTAGATCATGGCACAGATTATCGCACATCTAGTACATTTGTCAATGCAGGTCAACCATCGTAGAAGCAGCTGAGAGCGCGGACATATTTATCAGTCCGTCAGCATGTAGCTGTCGTCCTAGAAACAAGGACCTAAAACTTTAGTTCCCCTGTTCCAGTCGTTTTGACCGAGCAATATTGGTGTTCGGAAATTTCTGAAATTGCTCGAATTAGTTTTATTTTTAAGTCTTGGTATCAGGTCGTAACGTGCATGTGATGGTTTATTATTAgtaaaatataattaattaccaACATTAAGCATAACTGATATCCGTGCAAATCAAAAAGTCACTCAGTTATTCTGAGTTTGCTAAAAAAAACATATCCGAAAATCATTTAAATAATTATGCCACACACATGATAATGTACTGAATTAGTTTTTAATAACAAAGCTGAAATTTGAGAAATGTTGTTCACATCTATGCATGTCTATATAAGAACACGATGACACGTTTCAGGTGCAGTTTGAACAGAGAAATGACACCCATAAATCAAACAGGCGCAGATAAGCAAGGCATAAAACATGATCACGAGAGGAGTTACCCACTTCCTCAGCAGCTCCCTTCTTTCACAATCAGGATGTCACTGTTGCTTTGCCTAAAGACACACGTTCAATGAGCATTGCAACATTTCAAAATCATCTTCACAACCTTATCCAGGCTGATAAACAACAGCAGCATTTAATGTGATTAGAAAATAATGCCCCTAGTTGATTTTAAGTATGTTTAAACAAGTAAATCATCATGTCTTACTACTGTACTCACTCGCGGTTTAAACACAGGGCACACTCgtccatatatgtaatgctgcagcccggagccccggtgggcgtgggtaaagggcgtatcatgtgtcaatcattttcgaatgcagccaatcagatactagactttcgttgtcaatcaatttttattaagccaattatcagccagagttagatgtcaatcattttttaatgcagccaatcatcttaacagatctgccaaaggaaggcggaaactgcacggagaagctctttaaacagaagtatatgccgctcttacacaaaagtagctgaataaaaacattagaagagccatgactttagacatttttaaatcaaagtttaaaatacttctcacttatttttctggaacggcactttaatgtttttttccctttattgcacgtattgcatcatttacatcatacatatatgtggcgagtgtaaattgttagcggaggggaggtgtaaatggacacaaattaagtattatatcgcgatcgatcgcaaagtataaacgcctccgccgagcagagtgttgaggagcgatttcgattggaggatcgtgctctattttttattattaatttttaactgatgctggtccagcgtgtcgcgtgccactgattatgcctcggcgtgccaacggtggcccgcgtgccataggtttccgacccctgctgtagagcctttgaatattataaccattgtcgaaattaagctcagatgtgaccagtaatgtagcgcaagtaaaagaagaacacgatcacacagtctcattgaaaatgtaggagttaatgaataaagtgcaccaacgcaaaacccgtgacataatccaaataaagtttgaagaccagtattgttttgatataatcaggcattgcttttaatcctcataattatggagagctagctattgtatgctcaccgtgtacatctttcgccaagagaaattcgtgggcagagtttaattacatctttgcgggagtcattgagttggattaactctgatttgatcaactctgtccgataactccaacactccatcgtcatttgattatatcaaaacaatactagtcttcaaactttatttggattatgtcacgggttttgcgttggtgcactttattcattaactcctacattttcaatgagactgtgtgatcgcgtccttcttttactttacttgctgagcttaatttcgacaatggttataatattcaaaggctctacagcaggggtcggcaacctatggcacgcgggccaccgttggcacgccgaggcataatcagtggcacgcgacacgctggaccagcatcggcaaaaaaatgaataataaaaaatagagcacgatcctccaatcgaaatcgctcctcaacgctctgctcggcggaggcgcttatacttggcgatcgatcgcgatataatacttaatttgtgtccatttacacctcccctccgctaccaatttacactcgccacatatatatgatgtagaaatgatgcaatacgtgcaataaaggaaaaaacattaaagtgccgttccagaataacaagtgagaagtattttaaactttgatataaaaatgtctaaagtcatggctcttctaatgtttttattcagctacttttgtgtaagagcggcatatacttctgtttaaagagcttctccgtgcagtttccgccttcttttggcagatctgttaagatgattggctgcagtaaaaaatgattgacagctaactctggctgataattggcttaataaaaattgattgacaacgaaagtctagtatctgattggctgcattcgaaaatgattgacacatgatacgccctttacccacgcccaccggggctccggcctgcagcaatACCCTTCTCCACTCGTTGGGATATGTGATGCCATCGCTTCCACAGATCGGAGAGTAGTTGAGGGGGCACACAGAAGACAGGCCCAAGTCCCCACACGCAGGCTGTCAAATCCAAACACAACCCCAGACAGTACATCAGAATGGCATTTGCTGCTGTTCGGGCATTGCTTGCTGTGTTATCTAACCAGATATAGCTTACCTTTTGGTACAGACTTGACGACTTGCCATCTGCACCTATAAAATGACAGAAACCCATTCCCTAGTCACTGACCTTCATCTTCAAAATTAAGatcttaaataaataataataaaaaataaataatatatatatatatatatatatatatatatatatatatatatatatatatatatatatatatatatatatatatatatatatatatgcgcaaGGAAGTACTAATGCTATGTTTTGCTAATGTTTGTTAAATTTGGTAGGCACTGATCTGAATTCATGAATTATCGCTACATGATTATTAGGATGTGAAGGGGTATCACAGACTTACCCACGGAAAAGACGACAAAGAAGATCAGAAACACAGCTCTCATGTTGATAAAAGTCCTTACATCGGGAGAGTAGGATAGTTGAAGCTCTAAATATGAAGTTCTTTCACTGCTGATGACGGACAACTCAATTCATGACGTATACCCGGGGTGTGTATGACTTTATGACCGTTTAATCACGTGAGATCGACCACTTGTTGCAGTTTTTTAGATATGGGAGGAAAGTGCTAACATAGAC
It includes:
- the thg1l gene encoding putative tRNA(His) guanylyltransferase isoform X1 encodes the protein MLRQVCCPIVKFANRDNIALFHTGCLMAKSKFEYVRNFETDDTCLRNCYIVVRLDGRNFHKFAEEHNFLKPNDDRALELMSRSARSVMEELDDIAVAYGQSDEFSFVFKRSTNWFKRRASKLMTHVASQFSSSYVFYWKDYFGEHPLLYPPGFDGRVVLYPSNRNLRDYLSWRQADCHINNLYNTAFWTLVQKGGLSTIQAEERLKGTLSADKNEILFSEFNINYNNESALHRKGTTLIWQKVKETSTKNVTVPSQGEEEVTFTRSRRKITACNCDIIGDSFWDEHPDILEEDS
- the thg1l gene encoding putative tRNA(His) guanylyltransferase isoform X2, with the protein product MAKSKFEYVRNFETDDTCLRNCYIVVRLDGRNFHKFAEEHNFLKPNDDRALELMSRSARSVMEELDDIAVAYGQSDEFSFVFKRSTNWFKRRASKLMTHVASQFSSSYVFYWKDYFGEHPLLYPPGFDGRVVLYPSNRNLRDYLSWRQADCHINNLYNTAFWTLVQKGGLSTIQAEERLKGTLSADKNEILFSEFNINYNNESALHRKGTTLIWQKVKETSTKNVTVPSQGEEEVTFTRSRRKITACNCDIIGDSFWDEHPDILEEDS
- the LOC143514491 gene encoding putative pancreatic secretory proteinase inhibitor, which codes for MRAVFLIFFVVFSVGADGKSSSLYQKPACGDLGLSSVCPLNYSPICGSDGITYPNECALCLNREQSNSDILIVKEGSC